A window of Treponema pectinovorum contains these coding sequences:
- a CDS encoding formylglycine-generating enzyme family protein, with product MTSKISMKQIKLISLSLFICILGSFAFAKKDPDAVKEEAGFYYGYGKGSSLEESLALAKLDLIENALTYTLRSTNPKASRVKISEESAKSRLAGIKPFTQNKQGTNVTLRIKLADWEKEEKKFTQNLRNTLLPTYESIASKKKISEKISLASQILNVLSANGETELLTLQQDGTELFSRKVESVFADILKNLVLKVSVKDGFVDNSTKFTVNASDSAGNAINGLNLKIVWEVFNVLTAENPKEIPEVVATVKTDTLGNAMIDFPVSEDFHNKCVTLTVSTAFALAVPDSKAMKKFDAESSVEAKFAHYDDFASAYPMVKVEAGEFSAGAVSQDTRAGKKEASHLAVTSEYEILQTPVTNAQYAAFVHSTNSQKFPEYFDNADYNLENQPVIGVSFEDAQNYVAWLSLQTGETYRLPTEEEWEKAARAGGEIIYPWGDESPDKEKNANYKGNGKFNLPSVVGSFANGDNAWGLKDMAGNVWEWTLTNRSAEDSPMRTVKGGSWLDGPTELRISNYKELDSTSAYPDVGFRIIKEIK from the coding sequence ATGACATCAAAAATTAGCATGAAGCAAATCAAATTGATTTCGCTTTCTCTTTTTATCTGCATTTTGGGAAGTTTTGCCTTTGCAAAAAAAGATCCAGACGCTGTAAAAGAAGAAGCAGGTTTTTATTACGGATATGGCAAAGGTTCTTCGCTCGAAGAAAGCCTTGCTTTAGCAAAGTTAGATTTAATAGAAAACGCCTTAACATACACCTTGCGTTCAACAAATCCAAAGGCTTCCAGAGTAAAAATTAGCGAAGAAAGTGCAAAATCAAGACTTGCAGGTATTAAACCTTTTACACAGAACAAGCAGGGCACAAATGTAACTTTGCGCATAAAACTTGCAGATTGGGAAAAAGAAGAAAAGAAATTCACGCAAAATTTAAGAAATACTCTTTTGCCGACTTATGAAAGTATCGCTTCAAAAAAGAAAATCAGTGAAAAAATAAGTCTTGCTTCTCAGATTTTAAATGTTTTGTCTGCAAATGGCGAAACAGAATTATTAACCTTGCAACAGGATGGGACAGAACTTTTTTCAAGAAAAGTTGAATCAGTCTTTGCAGATATTTTAAAGAATTTGGTTTTAAAAGTTAGTGTAAAAGATGGCTTTGTAGATAACTCTACAAAGTTTACTGTAAACGCGAGCGATTCAGCAGGAAATGCTATAAATGGATTGAACTTAAAAATTGTTTGGGAAGTATTTAACGTTTTGACTGCGGAAAATCCGAAGGAAATTCCAGAAGTTGTTGCAACTGTAAAAACAGACACTTTGGGCAACGCAATGATTGATTTTCCTGTTTCAGAAGATTTTCACAACAAATGTGTTACTTTAACGGTTTCTACAGCCTTTGCTCTTGCAGTTCCAGATTCCAAAGCGATGAAGAAATTTGATGCAGAATCTTCTGTGGAAGCAAAATTTGCGCACTATGACGATTTTGCATCTGCTTATCCAATGGTAAAAGTTGAAGCAGGAGAATTTTCTGCTGGTGCGGTTAGCCAAGATACAAGAGCGGGAAAAAAAGAAGCTTCTCATCTTGCTGTAACTTCTGAATATGAAATTTTGCAAACTCCAGTTACAAATGCACAGTATGCGGCGTTTGTTCATTCAACAAATTCGCAGAAATTTCCAGAATATTTTGATAATGCAGACTACAATTTGGAAAATCAGCCTGTAATTGGCGTTTCATTTGAAGACGCTCAAAACTACGTGGCTTGGCTTTCTTTGCAAACAGGCGAAACTTACAGATTGCCAACAGAAGAAGAATGGGAAAAAGCTGCTCGTGCAGGTGGAGAGATAATTTACCCTTGGGGTGACGAATCTCCGGATAAAGAAAAAAATGCAAACTACAAAGGCAATGGAAAATTCAATCTTCCGTCGGTTGTCGGCTCGTTTGCAAATGGCGATAACGCTTGGGGCTTAAAGGATATGGCAGGAAATGTTTGGGAATGGACTTTAACAAATCGTTCTGCAGAAGATTCTCCTATGCGCACTGTAAAAGGCGGTTCTTGGTTGGACGGTCCTACAGAACTTAGAATCTCGAACTACAAAGAACTCGACTCAACTTCTGCATATCCAGATGTTGGCTTTAGAATCATAAAAGAAATAAAATAA
- a CDS encoding ABC transporter substrate-binding protein, giving the protein MKMSKKSLIAIIIVAVAVVAAVVGIAIWKAQPKGMTVAVSTLPDSLNPVLEQNTSGLNAAELIFDGLTNFEVTQDATKGNGVLYTELALAESIEQNPADKKTYTVTLRDVTWHDGTQLTADDVVYSFKAYTLPENNSPKRDYILSFIEDVSEQDEKTVKILFKNPIPEFRAYPVLTFKIIPHHFNGKEMNVNLREGENERAFATAPIGTGPFKLVSWEIGKWLTFEANGLYGAVKKVPQADSLVIKRTIDPIVRMNELRKGSINMILETNPMDRASVAKIDNVDINSYMPYAFYDVVINSKYFPNAESRQAMAMALDRKNLIPGITDQKDGVVLNGGPFPSNLFAVSVPEYVSEEVPNLLPYDIKKAKKVASDSGISGQNAILIYPDSMGEFGKQMAEGVAKQLEEIGLKVEARRTGDQVFNRMVNKEKSYELALMYREGFDNLYSSMGSLYRSKSSENVTGISDSKLNALFDEWEKANETVKWVDLTLKINKRISELSPALYLCSLQKDVYSRGLNNILIATDNPFLSAEDWTFKN; this is encoded by the coding sequence ATGAAGATGTCTAAAAAAAGTTTAATAGCCATAATTATAGTTGCAGTTGCAGTTGTTGCGGCTGTTGTTGGAATTGCAATTTGGAAGGCTCAGCCAAAAGGAATGACTGTTGCAGTATCAACTTTACCAGATTCTCTTAATCCGGTTCTTGAACAGAATACTTCTGGTCTAAATGCGGCAGAGCTGATTTTTGACGGTCTTACAAATTTTGAAGTTACTCAGGATGCAACCAAGGGCAATGGGGTTTTGTATACAGAACTCGCACTTGCAGAAAGCATTGAGCAAAATCCTGCGGACAAAAAAACATATACCGTAACCCTTCGCGATGTTACCTGGCACGATGGAACACAATTAACAGCAGACGATGTAGTTTATTCTTTTAAGGCATACACTTTGCCAGAAAACAACTCTCCAAAGAGAGATTACATACTTTCGTTTATCGAAGATGTTTCTGAACAAGATGAAAAGACTGTAAAAATTCTCTTTAAAAATCCAATTCCAGAGTTCCGTGCATATCCAGTACTCACTTTTAAAATCATTCCTCATCACTTTAATGGAAAAGAGATGAACGTGAATCTTCGTGAAGGCGAAAATGAGCGAGCATTTGCAACTGCTCCAATCGGAACAGGTCCTTTTAAACTTGTAAGTTGGGAAATTGGAAAGTGGCTTACGTTTGAAGCAAACGGTCTTTACGGCGCTGTAAAAAAAGTTCCTCAAGCGGATTCTTTGGTAATCAAAAGAACTATAGATCCAATCGTTCGTATGAATGAATTGCGCAAAGGTTCTATAAATATGATTTTGGAAACAAACCCAATGGACAGAGCGTCTGTTGCTAAAATCGATAATGTAGATATCAACTCTTATATGCCTTACGCATTTTACGATGTTGTAATAAATTCAAAATACTTCCCTAATGCAGAAAGTCGTCAGGCAATGGCAATGGCGCTAGACAGGAAGAATTTGATACCAGGAATTACAGATCAGAAGGATGGTGTTGTCCTAAACGGCGGACCTTTCCCTTCAAATCTTTTTGCAGTGAGCGTTCCTGAATATGTTTCAGAAGAGGTTCCAAATCTTTTGCCATACGATATTAAAAAAGCAAAAAAAGTTGCTTCTGATAGTGGCATAAGCGGACAGAATGCAATCCTTATCTATCCAGATTCAATGGGAGAATTTGGAAAACAGATGGCAGAAGGCGTTGCAAAACAGCTTGAAGAAATCGGGCTTAAAGTAGAAGCTCGTCGCACAGGTGATCAAGTATTTAACCGTATGGTAAACAAAGAAAAATCTTACGAACTCGCTCTCATGTACAGAGAAGGTTTTGACAATCTTTATTCAAGCATGGGAAGTTTGTATCGCTCTAAGAGTTCAGAAAATGTTACAGGAATTTCTGACAGCAAGTTGAACGCTCTTTTTGATGAATGGGAAAAGGCAAACGAAACTGTAAAATGGGTTGACCTTACTTTAAAAATTAACAAGAGAATTTCAGAACTTTCACCAGCACTCTATCTTTGCTCTTTGCAAAAGGATGTTTATTCTCGTGGTTTGAACAACATTCTTATAGCAACAGACAATCCTTTCCTTTCTGCAGAAGATTGGACATTTAAGAACTAA